The Manis javanica isolate MJ-LG chromosome 4, MJ_LKY, whole genome shotgun sequence genome contains a region encoding:
- the KRT13 gene encoding keratin, type I cytoskeletal 13, translating into MSCRQQCSSTSYGGGFGGGSYQLGGGLSSSVSSSRFVSGLSSGGYGGGMSCGFGGGAASGFGGSFGSGYGGGLGGNFGGGFGGGFGDFGGGDGGLLSGNEKLAMQNLNDRLASYLEKVRALEEANTQLEVKIRDWHQKQSPTSPERDYSQYYKVIEELRGKITAATIDNNRVVLEIDNARLAADDFRLKYENELTMRQSVEADINGLRRVLDELTLAKTDLEMQIESLNEELAYLKKNHEEEMKEFSNQAVGQVNVEVDATPGVDLTRDLAEMREQYEAMAEKNRRDAEEWFHSKSAELNKEVSSNTAMIQSSKTEITELRRTLQSLEIELQSQLSTKAGLESTVAETECRYALQLQQIQGLIGSIETQLSELRCDMECQNQEYQVLLDIKTRLEQEIATYRSLLEGQDAKVAGSAPTGGATPSPSSTSAKASPPTRRTLDMYRS; encoded by the exons ATGAGCTGCCGCCAGCAGTGCTCCTCCACCAGCTATGGAGGTGGTTTTGGAGGTGGCTCTTACCAGCTGGGAGGAGGCCTCAGTAGCTCTGTCTCCTCAAGCCGGTTTGTCTCTGGGTTATCATCTGGGGGCTATGGGGGTGGCATGAGCTGTGGCTTTGGTGGAGGGGCTGCTAGTGGTTTTGGGGGTAGCTTTGGAAGTGGCTATGGTGGTGGCCTTGGAGGTAACTTTGGTGGGGGTTTTGGTGGTGGCTTTGGTGACTTCGGTGGTGGCGATGGCGGCCTCCTCTCTGGCAATGAGAAGCTCGCCATGCAGAACCTCAATGACCGCCTAGCCTCCTACCTGGAAAAGGTACGTGCTCTGGAGGAGGCCAACACTCAGCTGGAGGTGAAGATCCGCGACTGGCACCAGAAGCAGAGCCCAACCAGCCCGGAGCGGGACTATAGCCAGTACTACAAGGTCATCGAGGAGCTCCGGGGCAAG ATCACAGCAGCCACCATTGACAACAACCGGGTCGTCCTGGAGATCGACAATGCCAGGCTGGCTGCAGATGACTTCAGGCTCAA gtATGAGAATGAGCTGACTATGCGCCAGAGTGTGGAGGCCGACATCAATGGCCTGCGCAGGGTGCTGGACGAGCTGACTTTGGCCAAGACTGACCTGGAGATGCAGATTGAGAGCCTGAATGAGGAGCTGGCCTACCTGAAAAAGAACCACGAGGAG GAGATGAAGGAGTTCAGCAACCAGGCGGTAGGTCAGGTCAATGTAGAGGTGGATGCCACTCCAGGCGTGGACCTGACCCGGGATCTGGCGGAGATGAGGGAGCAGTATGAAGCCATGGCAGAGAAGAACCGCCGGGATGCTGAGGAATGGTTCCACAGCAAG AGTGCAGAGCTGAACAAGGAGGTGTCTTCCAACACTGCCATGATTCAGAGCAGCAAGACAGAGATCACCGAGCTCAGGCGTACCCTCCAGAGCCTGGAGATCGAGCTGCAGTCCCAGCTCAGCACG AAAGCCGGGCTGGAGAGCACAGTGGCGGAGACGGAGTGCCGCTACGCCCTGCAGCTGCAGCAGATCCAGGGGCTCATTGGCAGCATTGAGACCCAGCTGAGCGAGCTGCGCTGTGACATGGAGTGCCAGAACCAGGAGTACCAGGTGCTGCTGGACATCAAGACACGGCTGGAGCAGGAGATTGCCACCTACCGCAGCCTGCTGGAGGGCCAGGACGCCAA GGTGGCTGGCTCTGCCCCCACAGGAG GAGCCACCCCCAGCCCGAGCAGCACTTCTGCTAAAGCGTCCCCTCCCACTCGCCGCACTTTGGACATGTATAGGTCCTAA